From the Takifugu flavidus isolate HTHZ2018 unplaced genomic scaffold, ASM371156v2 ctg240, whole genome shotgun sequence genome, the window cacctgcagacacctgcagacacctgcagaacacctgcagaacacctgcagaacacctgcagacacctctagacacctgcagaacacctgtagacacctgcagacacctgcagaacacctgcagaacacctgcagaaaacctgctgacacctgcagacacctacagacacctacagacacctgcagaacacctgcagacacctgcagaacacttacagggcttttctgcaggctgtgaccactggcagcagcctcagaagaacccactctgaagcagagtatttcttcaggtcaaacatctccaggtcttgtcctgaggacagtaatatgaagccaagagctgaccactgagcagaggagagactttctgttgtcaatcttccggatctgaggttctgttgaacctcctggaccagtgaactatcgttcagctcgttcagacagtggaacacacacacacacacaacacacacacacacacacacaacacacacacacacacacacacacacacacacaccacacacacacacattcctcactaattaacagctcatttatgcaaagttctgggtcgtgtgccggggcctggacctgactggggagcgaagcacaggaaacagaaccagactaagtcattttaaaagctgtgggagtgaacagtggtcggctggtcggcattgttggtaaagatatttcctctttttggaaaataaccaaaatttcaagctgccatttagaaaaactgatgatgctgataaggagcactaacctgaggatctccagccggcagtttggactcttcagaccaacagagagctcgttcagccctgaatccctcaggtcatttttactcaggtccagctctagcagactagaggaggaggcgctgaggacgggggacagagcttcacaactcctctccgtcagattgcagtgactcaacctgaaaaaagaaaagaagaagaacaatcagggacgcaggcttatttctttagttgacctttatgaggacggaaggtgcaatgatacggaatgaaatcagttcttggagtaactactgcgactgcctaaaagcTGCCAgttgtgatgcgtgttgctgaacacctgcagacacctgcagacacctgcagaacacctgcagaacacctgcagaacacctgcagaacacctgcagacacctgcagacacctgcagacacctgcagacacctgcagacacctgcagaacacctgcagaacacctgcagacacatgcagacacctgcagacacctgcagacacctgcagaacacctgcagacacctgcagacacctgcagacactgcagaacacttacagggcttttctgcaggctgtgaccactggcagcagcctcagaagaacccactctgaagcagagtatttcttcaggtcaaacatctccaggtcttgtcctgaggacagtaatatgaagccaagagctgaccactgagcagaggagagactttctgttgtcagtcttccagatctgaggttctgttgaacctcctggaccagtgaactatcgttcagctcgttcagacagtggaacacacacacacacacacacacacaccacacacacacacacacaccacacacacacacacgcacacacacgcacacacacacacacaccacacacacacacacacacacacacacacacacacacattcctcactaattaacagctcatttatgcaaagttctgggtcgtgtgccggggcctggacctgactggggagcgaagcacaggaaacagaaccagactaagtcattttaaaagctgtgggagtgaacagtggtcggctggtcggcattgttggtaaagatatttcctctttttggaaaataaccaaaatttcaagctgccatttagaaaaactgatgatgctgataaggagcactaacctgaggatctccagccggcagtttggactcttcagaccaacagagagctcgttcagccctgaatccctcaggtcatttttactcaggtccagctctagcagactagaggaggaggcgctgaggacgggggacagagcttcacaactcctctccgtcagattgcagtgactcaacctgaaaaaagaaaagaagaagaacaatcagggacgcaggcttatttctttagttgacctttatgaggacggaaggtgcaatgatacggaatgaaatcagttcttggagtaactactgcgactgcctaaaagcTGCCAgttgtgatgcgtgttgctgaacacctgcagacacctgcagacacctgcagaacacctgcagaacacctgcagaacacctgcagaacacctgcagacacctgcagaacacctgcagacacctgcagaacacctgcagacacctgcagacacctgcagacacctgcagaacacctgcagaacacctgcagacacatgcagacacctgcagacacctgcagacacctgcagaacacctgcagacacctgcagacacctgcagaacacttacagggcttttctgcaggctgtgaccactggcagcagcctcagaagaacccactctgaagcagagtatttcttcaggtcaaacatctccaggtcttgtcctgaggacagtaatatgaagccaagagctgaccactgagcagaggagagactttctgttgtcagtcttccagatctgaggttctgttgaacctcctggaccagtgaactatcgttcagctcgttcagacagtggaacacacacacacacacacacacacacacacacacacacacacacacacacacacacacacgcacacacacacacacacacacgcacacacacattcctcactaattaacagctcatttatgcaaagttctgggtcgtgtgtcggggcctggacctgactggggagcgaagcacaggaaccagaaccagactaagtcattttaaaagctgtgggagtgaacagtggtcggctggtcggcatttttggtaaagatatttcctctttttggaagataaccaaaatttcaagctgccatttagaaaaactgatgatgctgataaggagcactaacctgaggatcttcagccggcagtttggactcttcagaccaacagagagcttgttcagcactgaatccctcagctcattgtccctcaggtccagctctagcagactagaggaggaggcgctgaggacgggggacagagcttcacaattcctctccctcagattgcagtgactcaacctgaaaaaagaaaagaagaagaaagcaggaaatccttctggttctctcctgcacaatcagggacgcaggcttatttctttagttgacctttatgaggacggaaggtgcaatgatacggaatgaaatcagttcttggagtaactactgcgactgcctaaaacgctgccagatgtgatgcgtgttgctgaacatctgcagacacctgcagacacctgcagaacacctgcagaacctgcagacacctgcagacacctgcagaacacctgcagacacctgcacacctgcagaacacctgcagaacacctgcagaacacctgcagacacctgcagacacacctgcagaacacctgcagacacctgcagaacacctgcagaacacctgcagacacctgcagacacctgcagaacacctgcagaacacctgcagacacctgcagacactgcagacacctgcagacacctgcagaacacctgcagacacctgcagacacctgcagaacacctgcagacacctgcagaacacctgcagaacacctgcagacacctgcagacacctgcagaacaactgcagacacctgcagacacctgcagacacctgcagacacctgcagacacctgcagaacacctgcagaaaacctgctgacacctgcagacacctgcagacacctgcagacacctacagacacctgcagaacacctgcagaacacctgcagacacctgcagaacacctgcagacacctgtagacacctgcagaacacctgtagacacctgcagacacctgcagaacacctgcagaaaacctgctgacacctgcagacacctgcagacacctacagacacctgcagaacacctgcagacacctgcagaacacttacagggcttttctgcaggctctgactactggcagcagcctcagaagaacccactctgaagcagagtatttcttcaggtcaaacatctccaggtcttgtcctgaggacagtaatatgaagccaagagctgaccactgagcagaggagagactttctgttgttaatcttctggatctgaggttctcttgaacctcctggaccagagaactatcgttcagctcgttcagacagtggaacacacacacacacacaccacacacacacacacacacacgcacacacacacacacaaacacagacacacacacacacacacacacacacacacattcctcactaattaacagctcatttatgcgaAGTTCTGGGTcctgtgtcggggcctggacctgactagggagcgaagcacaggaaccagaaccagactaagtcattttaaaagctgtgggagtgaacagtggtcggctggtcggcatttttggtaaagatatttcctctttttggaagataaccaaaatttcaagctgccatttagaaaaactgatgatgctgataaggagcactaacctgaggatcttcagccggcagtttggactcttcagaccaacagagagcttgttcagccctgaatccctcaggtcattgttactcaggtccagctctagcagactagaggaggaggcgctgaggacgggggacagagcttcacaactcctctccgtaagattgcagtgactcaacctgaaaaaagaaaagaagaagaaagcaggaaatccttctggttctctcctgcacaatcagggacgcaggcttatttctttagttgacctttatgaggacggaaggtgcaatgatacggaatgaaatcagttcttggagtaactactgcgactgcctaaaacgctgccaaatgtgatgcgtgttgctgaacacctgcagacacctggagaacaccgacagacacctgcagaacacctgcagaacacctgcagaacacctgcagaacacctgcagacacctgcagacacctgcagacacctgtagacacctgcagaacacctgcagaacacctgcagacacctgcagacacctgtagacacctgcaaaacacctgcaaaacacctgcagaacacctgcagacacctgcaaaatacctgcagaacacctgcagaacacctgcagaacacttacagacacctgcaaacacctgcagaacacttaaagacacctgcaaaacacctgcagaacacctggagaacacctgcagaacacctgcagaacacttacagacacctgcagaacacctgcagaacacctgcaaaacacctgcagaacacctggagaacacctgcagaacacctgcagacacctgcaaaacacctgcagaacacttacagaacacctgcagacacctgcagacacctgcagacacttgcagacacctgcagaacacctgcagacacctgcagaacacctgtagacacctgcagaacacctgcaaaacacctgcaaaacacctgcagaacacctgcagaacacctgcagaacacctgcagacacctgcagacacctgcagacacctacagacacctgcagacacctgcagacacctgcagacacctgcagaacacctgcagacacctgcagacacctgtagacacctgcagacacctgcagacacctacagacacctgcagacacctgcagacacctgcagaacacctgcagacacctgcagacacctgcagacaacgacagacacctgtagaacacctgcagaacacctgcagaacaccggcagaacacttacagggcttttctgcaggctctgaccactggcagcagcctcagaagaacccactctgaagcagagtatttcttcaggtcaaacatctccaggtcttgtcctgaggacagtaatatgaagccaagagctgaccactgagcaggggagagactttctgttgttaatcttctggatctgaggttctcttgaacctcctggaccagtgaactatcgttcagctcatTCAGgcagtggaacacacacacacacacacacacacaccacacacacacacacacgcacacgcacacacactcacacacattcctcactaattaacagctcatttatgcaaagttctgggtcgggtgtcggggcctggacctgactggggagcgaagcacaggaaccagaaccagactaagtcattttaaaagctgtgggagtgaacagtggtcggctggtcggcattgttggtaaagatatttcctctttttggaagataaccaaaatttcaagctgccatttagaaaaactgatgatgctgataaggagcactaacctgaggatctccagccggcagtttggactcttcagaccaacagagagcttgttcagccctgaatccctcagctcattgtccctcaggtccagctctagcagactagaggaggaggcgctgaggacgggggacagagcttcacaactcctctccatcagattgcagtgactcaacctgaaaaaagaaaagaagaaagcaggaaatccttctggttctctcctgcacaatcagggacgcaggcttatttctttagttgacctttatgaggacggaaggtgcaatgatacggaatgaaatcagttcttggagtaactactgcgactgcctaaaacgctgccagatgtgatgcgtgttgctgaacacctgcagacacctgcagaacacctgcagacacctgcagacacctgcagacacctgcagactactgcagacacctgcagacacctgcagaacacctgc encodes:
- the LOC130519895 gene encoding ribonuclease inhibitor-like encodes the protein MERSCEALSPVLSASSSSLLELDLRDNELRDSGLNKLSVGLKSPNCRLEILRLSHCNLTERSCEALSPVLSASSSSLLELDLSNNDLRDSGLNKLSVGLKSPNCRLKILRLSHCNLRERNCEALSPVLSASSSSLLELDLRDNELRDSVLNKLSVGLKSPNCRLKILRLSHCNLTERSCEALSPVLSASSSSLLELDLSKNDLRDSGLNELSVGLKSPNCRLEILRLVLLISIISFSKWQLEILVIFQKEEISLPTMPTSRPLFTPTAFKMT